A genomic window from Colletotrichum destructivum chromosome 7, complete sequence includes:
- a CDS encoding Putative Zinc finger, DBF-type, regulatory subunit Dfp1/Him1, central region, with product MAAISLSPNLAPPRPAMSTRRTPLSSNPNVVNSPLRAASALAQAKHKRSHANIQREELYAQPPPYKKQAVENVGSRQLRSPSKITKASQLPQRVGRPVTKERSTHHDDASVERIRQWQAEYRGRFPKMVFYFDSVPEDQRAKLSRHAQSLGARDERFFSSSITHVVTARPIPVQEDMQTSAHVEPEEQPQTINPSLLDRSTDARRRLLLETTSRRPHTQNQDDRTRRTRSTQSNDVLHKARDMGKKIWSVEKFQRMLQFLLEPDPHVVAAYGAKGEPTRHLVNKKTTEEPGLLQMLQHERLNGPSDAVASREMINFKGPYLYVYDIDEKQKPIMVREYPKVNNKYDGEWPQFRTVTDGRCPFVEEPEATERPSRKPSTQQKEQREPKERAATKPVAEERQSRQLPEALVPKAVIGKRTLSEMQDEQNKTRPVMKPMDVFNPPKAVVANPIDFGRTQNAFTGRTGTGRFFAGEPVASGVQPSNITSAIRSQMISSTSGINGAKAGTSKEVHGLQRKVLQRGAPTPQDASSRRLTEMSLDATSARSTSVSRTTSRRMELIEEDPDKQSSKLSKASCKTAAPPPKSKRDLKPGYCENCQDKFKDFDEHILTRKHRKFAENIDNWAELDDLLGQLGRVPKYSRHSHCDNYAGESL from the exons ATGGCAGCCATATCTCTCTCACCGAACCTCGcccctcctcgtccggccATGTCCACTAGACGAACGCCTTTGTCTAGCAACCCCAATGTGGTCAATTCCCCCTTGAGAGCCGCTTCTGCTCTGGCTCAAGCCAAGCACAAGCGCTCCCATGCCAATATCCAGCGAGAAGAATTATACGCCCAACCACCGCCCTACAAAAAGCAGGCTGTCGAGAACGTTGGGTCGCGTCAACTGCGGTCGCCGTCCAAGATCACGAAGGCCTCCCAGCTACCCCAACGTGTGGGTCGGCCCGTCACTAAGGAACGTTCGACACACCATGATGACGCCAGCGTCGAGAGGATCCGTCAATGGCAGGCCGAATACCGGGGGAGGTTCCCCAAGATGGTCTTTTACTTTGATAGTGTCCCCGAAGACCAGAGGGCCAAGCTTTCCAGACACGCACAGTCTCTCGGAGCC AGAGACGAACGATTCTTTTCGAGCAGCATTACCCACGTCGTGACCGCCCGCCCGATACCAGTGCAAGAGGACATGCAAACGTCTGCACATGTCGAGCCCGAAGAACAGCCCCAGACCATCAACCCGTCCCTTCTCGACCGGTCTACCGATGCACGAAGGCGTCTCCTGCTGGAAACCACGTCGAGACGACCCCACACTCAAAACCAGGATGACAGAACCAGGCGGACGCGATCGACCCAGAGTAACGATGTCCTACATAAGGCCCGCGATATGGGCAAAAAGATTTGGTCTGTGGAGAAGTTCCAGAGGATGCTGCAGTTTCTATTGGAGCCAGACCCGCATGTTGTCGCGGCCTATGGTGCTAAGGGCGAGCCTACGAGGCACCTGGTAAACAAAAAGACTACGGAGGAGCCCGGCTTGTTGCAGATGTTGCAGCACGAGCGACTAAACGGACCTTCAGATGCCGTGGCCAGCAGGGAGATGATCAATTTCAAGGGCCCGTACCTTTACGTCTACGACATTgacgagaagcagaagcCCATTATGGTGCGGGAGTACCCCAAGGTCAACAACAAATACGATGGCGAGTGGCCCCAGTTCAGGACTGTTACGGACGGACGCTGCCCATTTGTCGAGGAACCTGAGGCGACCGAACGCCCTAGTCGGAAGCCATCCACGCAGCAAAAGGAACAGAGGGAACCGAAAGAACGTGCTGCAACGAAGCCGGTTGCGGAAGAACGGCAATCTCGTCAACTTCCTGAAGCCCTTGTACCCAAGGCCGTCATTGGCAAGCGCACGCTCTCTGAAATGCAAGATGAGCAGAACAAGACTCGGCCTGTGATGAAGCCCATGGACGTGTTCAACCCTCCTAAGGCCGTGGTTGCCAATCCCATTGATTTTGGACGAACACAGAACGCTTTTACCGGCCGGACTGGCACTGGCCGTTTCTTTGCAGGCGAGCCTGTGGCTTCTGGAGTGCAGCCGTCCAACATCACATCGGCTATCCGCTCGCAGATGATATCTTCTACATCTGGTATCAATGGTGCAAAGGCCGGTACTAGCAAGGAAGTGCATGGTTTGCAGCGAAAGGTGCTGCAAAGGGGAGCTCCTACGCCACAGGACGCCAGCTCTCGAAGGCTTACTGAGATGTCGTTGGATGCGACATCTGCCCGGTCTACCAGCGTCTCCAGGACTACTAGCAGGCGAATGGAGCTTATCGAGGAGGATCCTGACAAGCAGAGCTCCAAGCTCTCCAAAGCCAGCTGCAAGACGGCAGCACCGCCTCCTAAGAGTAAGCGTGACCTGAAGCCGGGATATTGTGAGAATTGCCAGGACAAATTTAAGGACTTTGATGAG CACATTCTTACTCGCAAACACCGCAAGTTTGCCGAAAACATCGATAACTGGGCCGAGCTAGACGACCTTCTTGGCCAACTGGGCCGAGTACCCAAATATTCGAGGCACTCGCACTGCGATAATTACGCGGGCGAGTCTTTGTAG
- a CDS encoding Putative peptidase M24, aminopeptidase P, creatinase/Aminopeptidase P/Spt16 → MNVSRPVSRALQTAQRLRPMKSASQWRLSFFTGCQFRRYSAVSAAELQFGQPVHETHPHILKAGEITPGITAQEYWERRARLAEKLPDNGVAVLAAADLQYRSGAVFFPYRQESNFLYLTGWNEGDSVAVIQKTGKEFGDFVFHLFTKPKDPVAEQWMGPRNGVQAAIDIFNADKAADISKLDRHLPEILKGASRVYTDIEKPRQGEQESKLWQLMKADKSWFPSVKLPLYPVVNSLRAIKSPAEVANMRRAGQISGRVITDAMRRSWTREKDLHAFLDYRFAADGCDGPAYVPVVAGGQNGLCIHYVVNNNVLRDGETVLVDAGGEYGTYITDISRTWPVSGKFSPAQKDLYEAVLTVQRSSVSLCRENANLSLDDIHDHTSAGLLGQLKSLGFDITSHDMDVLFPHHVGHYVGLDVHDVPGYGRRTPLKKGHCVTIEPGIYVPDTDRWPKSFRGLGVRIEDSICVDEESPYILTTEAVKEIADIEALRD, encoded by the exons ATGAACGTCTCACGGCCGGTGAGCCGCGCCCTTCAGACCGCCCAGAGACTACGCCCCATGAAATCGGCGTCACAATGGCGGCTCTCATTCTTCACTGGTTGTCAATTCCGGCGCTACTCCGCCGTCTCtgccgccgagctgcagTTCGGCCAGCCCGTGCATGAGACTCACCCTCACATCCTCAAAGCCGGCGAGA TCACGCCCGGCATCACAGCCCAGGAGTACTGGGAACGACGAGCCCGCCTTGCCGAGAAGCTCCCAGACAATGGGGTCGccgttctcgccgccgcagaccTTCAATATCGTTCCGGCGCGGTCTTCTTCCCCTACCGCCAAGAGTCCAACTTCCTTTACCTCACTGGCTGGAACGAGGGCGACTCGGTCGCCGTCATCCAAAAGACGGGCAAGGAGTTCGGCGACTTCGTCTTCCATCTATTCACGAAGCCAAAAGACCCTGTCGCCGAGCAATGGATGGGCCCTCGGAACGGTGTtcaggccgccatcgacatcTTCAACGCCGATAAGGCTGCCGACATTTCCAAACTCGACCGCCACCTCCCCGAGATCCTTAAGGGCGCTAGCCGTGTCTATACGGACATTGAGAAGCCGCGCCAGGGCGAGCAGGAGAGCAAGCTTTGGCAGCTCATGAAGGCTGACAAGTCTTGGTTTCCCTCCGTCAAGCTGCCCCTCTATCCCGTTGTCAACTCTCTGAGAGCCATCAAGTCTCCGGCCGAGGTTGCCAACATGCGCCGCGCTGGCCAGATCTCTGGGCGCGTCATCACCGACGCCATGCGTAGATCGTGGACCCGCGAGAAGGATCTCCATGCCTTCCTCGACTACCGtttcgccgccgacggctgCGACGGTCCGGCATAtgtccccgtcgtcgccggtgGCCAGAACGGCCTCTGCATTCACTACGTCGTGAACAACAATGTACTgcgcgacggcgagacggtcctcgtcgacgccggcggcgaatATGGCACCTACATCACCGACATCTCTCGCACATGGCCCGTGAGCGGCAAGTTCTCGCCCGCGCAGAAAGATCTCTACGAGGCTGTGCTCACGGTCCAGCGCTCTAGTGTCTCGCTGTGCCGGGAGAATGCAAACCTCTCTTTGGACGACATCCATGATCACACCTCGGCGGGGCTGCTCGGGCAGCTCAAGAGCCTGGGCTTCGATATCACATCCCATGACATGGACGTGCTTTTTCCGCACCATGTCGGCCACTACGTCGGTCTGGACGTACACGACGTGCCGGGCTATGGTAGGAGGACACCTTTAAAGAAGGGGCATTGTGTGACCATTGAGCCTGGCATCTATGTCCCGGATACGGACCGATGGCCAAAGTCCTTCCGGG